ACAAAGTTACACCCAGATGGGAGGAATGTACTTTGATGTTCTCTGGCACAGTAGTGACTATAGTTAAAAGTAATGTACACTTGAAAACagtagctgggtgctgatggctctaGCCTGTAACCCAATTTCTTGGGTGGACTGAAATTTGATGCCAGGAAGGACAATTAGCTTAGGAGTCCCGATCTCAggcaatagctgggtgtggtggtacatgtgcctgtcatcccaactacaacaggaagcataaaatagagagATCTCAGTCCAGGATGGCttgaacaaaaagcaagaccctgtctccaataTAAtgagagcagaaagggctggagcagTGGCTTAAGCATTAGAACAGATGCCTCATAAGTAAACAAAAGAGCATAGCTAGAATTGAGGTTTTTCAACATTCTCAGTATATATAAATGCTAAGTGTTTAGGTGATGTATATGCTAATTGCCCTAATTTGTTCTTACACAATATGTAAACATATTGAAacaattattttgtataatataaAAATCTAATAAACCTAGAAACCCAATTAACCTAATCCATACTAAATACTTCAGGACAACGTTGtgtaacattttatataaaacctgcccaaattttgttcttctttaggcatttctttgagatttttgttttattttttcctttgagctAGTTTTATTCCTCCATAGAGATGTTCAGTTTGTGCTGTGCCACTCATACTATATCCTTCCTATTGTCATTTGAGAAAAATGCTTTTGATCTTCTGTATTTTTACTGGTTACCATGGGAATATGGTTGGAGTTGGAATGCAGCCAGAAACATGGAAGATTTTGTGCTTTACAACCTCTTCGGGACAAATTGAACTCGATAgaccttttttccattgtattgaACTGTTCTCTGTCTCTCCACCTCTCCTcacttctctctgtttctcttgccCTTCTTTCTACTGAGAAAATTTTCTGAatccctttttatctttttaatgctGGTAAACAAATCCAAATTCTAGTCTATGCTACCAAAACCCTCTCTGAGCTATAAAATcagcaacttttaaaaattatttctttaaatgcacTGTAAGAAGTGATCTTAACAAAGTTTTCTCAATGTTAATTGTATATGAGAACTTTATAACATGGAATTTCTGTGTCTAATTCATACATCCCTTTCAAGAAACATGATTCAATTCACATGactttttttgtatcttttcctttctcacagcAAGACTGCAGATGACCAAAACATGGTAATAACATGAACCCAGGAATAACAGCATGTAGCATGTTTACAAGTAATGTgtgctcatgtgtgtgtgtatgtgtgtgtgtgtgtgtgtgtgtgtgtgtcttaaaaGTGAAAGTAGAAGGAGGTTTAATAGAAAGAAGACCTGGGCTCAATGTATTCCAAAATGTAGTTCATAATACAGTAATACGCAGGCAAGAATGCAAAGCAAATACAGGATAAACTGTGCATCTTTGCAGCCAGCTTAAAATGGAATTGCAGCAGCATATGGACAAACAGAATCATTGTTTCTTGAAATTCCAGTACCGATGTGTCTGCTTATTCTCTGGCACCACCtgtcatctttctttttcctgctcaTTGTCCTAGTCACTTTTGCTTCCTCTTGACCTTGAACCTCTGAATCACATATCTTCTGTAGGACTTTTGCATGGCTGTGGCTCCACCATCCTGGGCTCTATATTCAAACATCATTAATGCTACTTGTTTTGCCTGAACTCCAGGTAAAATACCACTCTGAATGTACTTTCTTTTTAACATCTATCGTGTGCTTTCAAAGATCCAAATTCTCCTGACATGCTACATGATAACTTCTTTACCAAttgtatttcctttcatttccctGTATTGTTTGTCTCTCAGTGGATTTAGAATCATTTCCTTTCTTGAGCCTGGTGTTCTACACAGTGTCTAAAATATGATCATCACTACATTACTTTCCCCAAATGCATGAAAACATTAGTGtttaacatttttgaaaacatGACGTCTTGGGAAAAGGTTAAGAGTGGAGACAAATTCCAAATCAGAGAAGGCAAGGGAATTTCTTATAGATGAGCAAATGCATATGTAAAACATATGAATTCAAGTCTTGACTAGAGAACATAAATGAAAGTATTTCTGTCAGGATAATACTGCATAATGGTGCCATACCTtgtttttcaatgtctttttgTTAGGCATATCAACCACATGGAAgcaaagaatgaaacacaaattaTAGAATTTCTGCTTCTGGGTATTTCAGAGAATCCCAGATTTCAACCTGTCCTCTTTGGActgttcctgtccatgtacctggTCACTGTGCTTGGGAACCTCTTCATCATCCTGGCCACAATCACAGACTCCCACCTGcacactcccatgtacttcttcctctccaaccttTCCTCTGTGGACATCTGTGTCACCTCCACCATCatcccaaagatgctggtgaacaCCCAGACCCAGAGCAAGATCATCACCTATAAAGCTTGCATCAcccaaatgtattttttcatacTCCTTATACAATTGGACATCCTTCTTTTGACTgtaatggcctatgaccgctttgtggccatctgtcaccctctgcattacacagtcatcatgaaccCCCGGCTCTGTGTCTTGCTGGTTCTGGTGTCCTGGATCATGAGTGTCCTGATTTCCACATTACACAGCTCAATGGTGTCATGGCTGTCCTTCTGTGATGACTTAGAAATTCCccactttttctgtgaatttAACCAGGTCATCCACCGTGCCTGCTCTGACACCTTTCTTAATGATGTAGTGACATACATTGTACTTCTGTTTCTGGCTGGTGGATCTTTTGCTGGCATCCTTTTCTCTTACTCCAAGATAGTTTCTTCTATACTatcaatttcttcatctcagggAAAGTGGAGAGCATTTTCCACCTGTGCGTCTCACCTCACAgttgtttccttattttattgcACTGGACTAGGTGTGTACCTTAGTTCTGCTGTGAGCCAAAACTCTCATTTAAGTGCAACAACCTCGGTGATGTACAGTGTGGTcacccccatgctgaaccccttcatctacagcctgaggaataaGGACATCAAGAGGGCTCTGAAAAAGCTTTTTGAGAAACTCTAAGACAGTCAATTATCCCGAGTCCCAGGAATCATCCACGATTGCAGAACTCATCAACTCAGGGTCAGCCCTCAGATTCATTTAACAGATGgttgaagaagaaaatgttttttctatGTTATTCTTGTAGTTCCCATTTCTCTGATTTCAGCTTCTATATAAAAATACCCAACTAATTTATGCCCATTTCACGTTTCTATGATATTGAGTCATCtcaattttgtaattttctttttaagttttcttatAAGCTGTAATAATTCTTACATTTTATTGTGTCAGGAGATGTAGTATGTGCTATGTATGCAATACAATGTTCATGCATGAGTATGTTTAAACCAGGCAGCatgctctttgtttctttttgtttgtgaactattttttattattgttgtgctggcagAACAGTGTGACAttgacaaaatttcttacaatatgccacaattgaattcactccctccaccattctctccaCCATAcctcattcctggaattgttccaacagttctcatttttccattttcatacatgaatacataatatttccataataTTCACTCTCTTACACCTTTCCtgatatcctctcccctcccactgctaccaaccccccaacaggacctgttttgccttctggcactccatttttgaaaaaaaaagacatcttacTTTGTTTAAGATACAGGGAATTTcaatttgtttatgtattattatccaaattggttcatcccttctatttttctttgggCTAGAAATATTTCCAGATTCCCATTTTTCTCATAGAAcatatttttaggaattttttaatcTCAAGTGACATATATCACACTAAATAATTTTCAattaacttttattaaaaattgcCATAAGATCCACTCCTGTGGGAAGAACTTCATTTGACAATACACCCCATTTCTAAATTATTGTGCAAGAAAATCTGAGACAATAGTTTTTCACTTTGGAGTTTTTCAAACTTTGTTGTTTCACTTCCAAGGGGACTTTAACATAGTAGAGTGTTTTATACCTGCTCATAAGTTATTACTTCTGAATTTAGaatctctttaatattttaacatgaaATTCTCAGGGATTACCATAGTCATGGGCAAAGCAGGCCCTAAAGTTACCTATTTTCCTACCTCTTCTGATGGCTGTTTCCATGAACTGTATGGCATTTCTGAAGTGATACCTACATATAAATGATGCATAGATTCGTGGATCAGGCACTAAGAAAGGAGTGAGATGGTTGTAGTCAAGAAAGAATGAGACTATGGCACCTTGATTTCATAAAACTTATCTGTATTAcatatttcattttagtttagATTAACATGCATTAAGTTTTCATATGAGTGATGTTTAGAGgtacatttccacacatgcactGATCAACTCCCGTCTTCACctatttaacctctctgtatCCCTTCATACCTTCTGGCAATCAATATCCTCTATTAAGTTCATCTTTTTAACTTTCACTATGTAAGTGAGACAACCTGTGGTACTTGTGTTTCTGCTTCTATCTCATTATTCCTAGCAAAACATTCTATACTTCTACCCAAGTTGACACAACTGAcagaattccattcttctttatgactgagtaatactctTTATACATTCATCTCAAGATAGACATTATGTTGACTCATAAACGTAGAGGTGAGACTTCAAATGCTACAAAAATAAGGCTTCAAATGCTACAAATGATAAGTGGAAGGGAATTCTAATGGCCCTCATTAATTGAGTGTAGGCTGTTTGCTTGTGTTGAAATGCCACAGTGCACACtattaatacataaaataattatgacaataaaaattaaattcaatttaAGTGCTATATTCATTATATGCCAGTGTTATTACACTATTTTAACAAATTGTCTCATTGAATGTTCCTAGTCATCAGAAGTCATGGTAACTAGGTTACTATTTCAAGGTCACAGGCATAATGAAGAAGCTCAAACCCAAGGTTATATATACCTGTCCACTGTCTCAGGCCTGATGTCATCTCTACACAAGTTTATGAAATGATAGTTAAAAAAATGATGGATAGAAAACAGAAGGCTTCTGATAATAACTCCTGCTTCTGGAATTCTCTCTAGCAAaaaatcttttgatttttgttattacaGTGTTAGAAATATAGTAAATACTAAAGTACATATTCCTCATATTACCTTaatattttgagttttctttttattataattatgatGTTGAGGACATTTTCGTATTTATGAGTTAATTGTATTTAATTCATAAGTCACCTATTTGcattctttgctcattttcttaCATGTTTTTATTCCAATTGGTTTAATGAAATCCttatacatatatttctccattttgaatttaatttagtttatttGTAAAATCAATTGTGTATGTTTGAGGTTGACAGAAGTTGTTATGAGAAATACATAAATGGGAAAAATTTTGCCTTAGTGATGGAGAGTtgtataatatacaatatattatgCATTGTCCCCTAgttattaatttctctttcattctttagcAATGCTTTGACatgcacattttaaaacaataatttcaaaatattattgtaGTTATACAAATTTATGCAGTATAGTACAAAAATTTGATACAAT
The sequence above is drawn from the Castor canadensis chromosome 14, mCasCan1.hap1v2, whole genome shotgun sequence genome and encodes:
- the LOC109678346 gene encoding olfactory receptor 7A17-like, whose product is MEAKNETQIIEFLLLGISENPRFQPVLFGLFLSMYLVTVLGNLFIILATITDSHLHTPMYFFLSNLSSVDICVTSTIIPKMLVNTQTQSKIITYKACITQMYFFILLIQLDILLLTVMAYDRFVAICHPLHYTVIMNPRLCVLLVLVSWIMSVLISTLHSSMVSWLSFCDDLEIPHFFCEFNQVIHRACSDTFLNDVVTYIVLLFLAGGSFAGILFSYSKIVSSILSISSSQGKWRAFSTCASHLTVVSLFYCTGLGVYLSSAVSQNSHLSATTSVMYSVVTPMLNPFIYSLRNKDIKRALKKLFEKL